The Seriola aureovittata isolate HTS-2021-v1 ecotype China chromosome 3, ASM2101889v1, whole genome shotgun sequence genome includes a region encoding these proteins:
- the cc2d1a gene encoding coiled-coil and C2 domain-containing protein 1A, protein MSRSRNPPPRGQGAARAKQMGLLLDLSPDGGMDDEGNDEELEAELMNLMGGGGGGRSQGKRGEGKAPVHMAEIERMAALCMKDLDDEEIGDEDLDDEDLLAELNEVLEDEEDNTPASTPPAVTPTAPKVSITSQSHCVPAAAPSGETGLESCLLERIEMYKTAISNAKAAGETSKVRRYDRGLKTLQSMLTSVKKGKPINDEEIPPPVALGGNPNVTAGSEPVKERHLPEPVLMPSPPTNQKPLREAPPPAPNMKPLHLTPPQKPAAAITPETPVISPLTPSQPDAQHSELKQAVLSRQREYKLAAINAKQSGDIDQAKQHYLTAKKMDSLVEALDRGKPVDLTSLPPPPGDVVAERSAPPPPQSSSKPAAPAAPAPKQVATAALPAPSSLAEALQQRMDIYKSAAEGAKSKGDDRKARMHQRIVKQYQDSIRAHKAGRPVNLSDLPVPPGCPPLQGSEGAQQNFMGVLETAMKIANQDADAEDEEEDGPTEAAKPTVRPPAQKAKSPAPQAPGGSSALKLGPKAQQQVDFLLLRRQAFLRSALRSKQMKDMTGAAQHLRHAKGLDPMITAAKSGLPVDITKIPSAPVGEEEYSLSRSRTSPLSPRSSEQYRGLMDLLRKQHEKCLDYSQKFTQLGNVAEALKFEKLVEECMKNIEILKNAHAKGHPVPKCHTEERTLNTIKMYSSLAPNDLMLYVIKGINLPAPSGVSPNDLDASVKFEFPFPSAEEAQRDKTSTVKNTNSPEFKEQFKLNINRSHRGFKRVVQSKGIKFEIIHKGGLFKTDKVVGTAQLKLEALENHCDLREIIEVMDGRKATGGKLEVRVKIKEPLSGVDLQPVTEKWLVLEPVSSLSPPEKQKERAPSPRSKPRHEASSRSSNPSNSPPQYKLHSFSLLNYDKERLERKIAEYRKNRRDPPSDLIHQHKEVTHRLQWQKAQLERASPALLTEYENVLRRFSQGLAESVKKYSTQGNRDAAKDALGRLKMVDSELESLKRKRTG, encoded by the exons GCAGAACTAAATGAAGTtttggaggatgaggaggacaaCACTCCTGCTTCCACCCCTCCTGCTGTCACACCGACTGCTCCTAAAGTGAGCATCACATCCCAGTCCCActgtgttcctgctgctgcccccAGTGGGGAAACTGGGCTGGAGTCCTGCCTATTGGAGCGTATTGAAATGTATAAGACTGCCATTTCTAATGCCAAAGCTGCAGGAGAGACCAGTAAAGTTCGACGATATGACCGAGGGTTAAAG ACATTACAGTCCATGTTAACATCTGTCAAGAAAGGAAAACCAATCAATGACGAGGAGATCCCGCCTCCCGTCGCTCTCGGTGGAAATCCCAACGTCACCGCAGGGTCTGAACCGGTCAAAGAGCGACACCTGCCAGAGCCAGTGCTGATGCCCTCTCCTCCCACCAATCAGAAACCTCTTAGGGAGGCTCCACCACCAGCTCCTAATATGAAACCACTCCATCTGACCCCACCCCAAAAGCCTGCTGCTGCCATCACCCCAGAAACACCTGTGATATCTCCACTCACACCCAGCCAGCCTGATGCACAGCactcag AGCTGAAACAGGCAGTGTTGTCCAGACAGAGGGAGTATAAGCTCGCCGCCATCAACGCCAAACAGAGCGGGGACATTGACCAGGCCAAACAACACTACCTCACTGCCAAG AAGATGGACTCGCTTGTGGAGGCACTGGACAGAGGCAAACCAGTCGACCTGACCTcactccctccccctcctg GAGACGTAGTAGCAGAACgctctgcacctcctcctcctcagtcttcCTCCAAGCCTGCTGCCCCCGCTGCTCCTGCACCCAAGCAGGTGGCCACTGCAG CCCTGCCTGCTCCCAGCAGTCTGGCAGAAGCCCTGCAGCAGAGGATGGACATTTATAAGTCGGCAGCAGAGGGAGCCAAGAGCAAAGGAGATGATCGTAAGGCTCGCATGCATCAGCGCATCGTCAAG CAATACCAGGATTCCATCAGAGCTCATAAAGCTGGACGACCTGTCAACTTATCTGATCTACCTGTGCCACCAG GCTGTCCGCCACTTCAGGGCTCAGAGGGGGCTCAGCAGAACTTCATGGGTGTCCTGGAAACAGCTATGAAAATAGCTAATCAGGATGCAGACGcagaagatgaggaagaggatggtCCAACAGAGGCTGccaag CCCACAGTGCGCCCACCTGCCCAGAAAGCTAAGTCTCCAGCTCCACAGGCCCCTGGCGGCTCCTCAGCTCTGAAACTGGGACCTAAAG CCCAGCAGCAAGTGGATTTCCTGTTGCTAAGGCGACAGGCTTTTTTGCGTTCAGCACTGCGCTCCAAACAGATGAAG GACATGACAGGTGCAGCGCAGCACCTCAGACATGCCAAGGGACTGGACCCCATGATCACCGCCGCCAAGTCTGGCCTGCCTGTTGATATCACCAAG ATTCCCAGCGCCCCAGTGGGTGAAGAGGAGTATTCGCTGTCTCGTTCCCgtacctctcctctctcccctcgcTCCAGTGAACAGTACCGTGGTCTCATGGATCTTTTACGAAAGCAGCACGAG AAATGTCTGGACTACTCCCAGAAGTTCACACAACTGGGCAATGTGGCTGAGGCTCTGAA gttTGAGAAGCTGGTTGAGGAATGTATGAAGAACATAGAGATACTAAAGAACGCCCACGCCAAAGGCCACCCAGTCCCCAAGTGCCACACGGAGGAGAGGACCCTCAACACTATCAA AATGTATTCCAGCCTGGCACCTAATGACCTGATGCTGTACGTAATCAAAGGCATCAACTTACCAGCTCCCTCAG GTGTCTCACCTAACGACCTGGATGCAAGTGTGAAATTTGAGTTTCCTTTTCCCAGTGCG gaggaggCTCAGAGGGACAAAACCAGCACAGTAAAGAACACCAACAGTCCAGAGTTTAAAGAGCAATTTAAACTCAACATCAACCGTAGCCATCGAGGCTTTAAACGAGTCGTCCAGTCCAAAGGCATCAAGTTTGAAATCATCCACAAAGG cggCTTGTTCAAGACAGACAAAGTAGTGGGCACAGCTCAGCTGAAGCTTGAGGCTCTGGAAAACCATTGTGACCTTAGAGAGATCATAGAG gTGATGGATGGACGTAAGGCCACAGGTGGCAAGTTGGAGGTGAGGGTGAAGATCAAAGAGCCTCTATCAGGAGTTGATCTCCAGCCAGTGACAGAGAAGTGGTTGGTGCTCGAACCTgtctcctccctttctcctccgGAGAAACAGAAGGAACGC GCTCCATCCCCTCGGTCTAAACCCAGACATGAAGcgagcagcaggagcagtaaCCCCAGCAACTCTCCTCCACAGTACAAACTCCACAGTTTCAGTCTCCTCAACTATGACAAGGAGCGGCTGGAGAGAAag ATTGCAGAGTACCGAAAGAATCGGCGGGATCCCCCATCTGACCTCATCCATCAGCACAAAGAggtcacacacagactgcagtgGCAGAAAGCACAGCTGGAGCGagcctctcctgctctgctgacag AATATGAAAATGTGCTGCGGCGCTTCAGCCAAGGACTTGCTGAGTCGGTGAAGAAATACTCCACCCAAGGCAACAGA GACGCTGCCAAGGATGCACTGGGCAGGTTGAAGATGGTAGACAGTGAG cTGGAATCGCTGAAAAGGAAACGGACTGgataa